From the Excalfactoria chinensis isolate bCotChi1 chromosome 1, bCotChi1.hap2, whole genome shotgun sequence genome, one window contains:
- the USF3 gene encoding basic helix-loop-helix domain-containing protein USF3 yields MVPAVGAPPPSPPSPPVLFSETMPEMTENDTPTKKQHRKKNRETHNAVERHRKKKINAGINRIGELIPCSPALKQSKNMILDQAFKYITEMKRQNDELLLNGGNNEQAEEIKKLRKQLDELQKENGRYIELLKANDICLYDDPTIHWKGNLKNAKVSVVIPSDQVQKNIIVYSNGSQPNGNNQGASVQGITFNVGHNLQKQTANVVPVQRTCNLVTPVTISGIYPAENKPRSQSTVSPLAPTQVVPAGNTLELSIPENEQGVHATASSQNASQSGTEQGLQGSSDNALQNGQSLPKSNNDEGGSKSTKKTVMQGISLPSSACVEAEKVQHMNATSSKPPNSRNEFQESSVISTTGTAVVPSVRLSAADSFPSVNVLKSTNLISSADMPVTSAAEGMKAVTVISTLPASPLENCWSFSGSTGVVPSDLKNMSSLTRMPSAGNTQTTWTTLQLAGNTVQPLSQTPSSIMTALLSEPVNGASTVSAAHSRPLTTSISLNTSLPIDGQAAEQIVVTLPSCPSLPMQPLISQPQVKTQAAGSILPLNSTMQVIQMAQPVASAVTGAPANQNVIILQPPNTAPCPPIVRAEVPGQNVSQQIVIIQAASQNPLPLLSAQPSASVRVPVNGPVAVANSSSSVQNAHLPQTFGGKHLVHILPRPSSLPSSSSTQTFSVTMSNQQHPQTISLNGQLFALQPVMSSSGASNQAPMQIIQPTTSEDPNTNVALNTFGALANLNQSISQMAGQSCLHLSLSHPTNPTTVHNQITTVNCVSLPASVLPSVPLEGSVLTSASNSTNVSPKKAAAGFLSNTKSKRTNKKQSTKKHLAANIEVSCPAIPCKDAGKADSVPVEAVAKNSKGEGLPENIPVTSQALATLQVSGASISPSKEAECSEQAVGSCPAPETALAELPAPSSVQLAVSERLALVPPTARDAAPLLPVHQPQSNPLTSSASSESSSRCEPPGTLTSSQTEARGTSSQVSGASAVESSTAGQTSTAGTTSESCSVPQSSSVAMQDVDLLEGQGLTNMLSDLTKERTVVEKNSSFAVQGEHSNFPMENSKSVESNVDLPEKQELLLMNTEGDALSQHHTCVSDQEVVSAALIASRQADSPMSTSSGSSRGFSVASMLPDTTREDVTSNTSTSTCNNCTFSEQPDIVALAARAIFDQESLEKSGGGMQVNMRDAISKSTEAVTLEREQQTFKPVPVKESNAGPLETASNKFSAQDTVQTNVDRQVEKPSCSVGGVETSNSSLQISASQSTSITSLSVNNLIHQSRIVHPLVSCSSLPQPPEPPSIPATVGLSLPSSSYVNPSPRPAMMSEYAQEQLNAIRANSMQAPQLQESRLKQQNQEGRKDSAKRAVQDDLLLSTAKRQKQCQTAPLRLEGMALMNRTPESIADQTQMLVSQMPSNSSNSVASLSSQGHTDGLSRLFPSNSNFVTPALRQTEVQCNSQPSISEQPGTAGQHLQPIQHVPAQGISHLHNNHPYLKQQQAGQLRERHHLYQLQHHVTHGENSVHSQPHGVHQQRTIQQEVQMQKKRNLIQGTQAPQLSLQQKHHGSDQTRQKGGQPHPHHQQMQQQMQQHFGASQPEKNCENPTTSRNHHNHPQSHINQDIMHQQQQDVSSRQQGSTSEHVSGHNPMQRLMTSRGLEPQMVSQASIVTRPSDMTCTPHRQERNRVSSYSAEALIGKTPSNSEQRIGISLQGPRVSDQLEMRSYIDASRNKGLVIHNMQGRIAIDHTVGSDVQRLSDCQTFKPAGPNQQPAGNFDVQASRNSEIGNSVSSLRGMQSQAFRIGQNTGPPIERQKRLPYQPVQGIPTGNSLPSRENENTCHQSFMQSLLAPNLGDQVSGSQRSIPEHPRNTQCGASSTIEYSCPPARESVHIRRDGDGQNRESCDMSISTINTRNSSLTIPFSTSSSSGDIQGRNTSPNISVQKSNPMRMTDSHGTKSHMNTPVSSNMHGVVRPTHPHPAVSHGNGEQGQPSVRQPNSSVTQRSRHPLQDNNGSKIRQPERNRSGNQRHGNVFDPSLPHLPLSTSSSMILGRQQSAIEKRGSIVRFMSDGPQVSNDNAASDQHTLSQNFGFPFIPEGGMNPPINANTSFIPPVTQPSATRTPALIPVDPQNTLPSFYPPYSPAHPTLSNDISIPYFPNQMFPNPTTEKPSSGGLNNRFGSILSPPRPVGFAQPSFPLLPDMPPMHMTNTSHLSNFNLTSLFPEIATALPPDGSAMSPLLSIANTSASDSSKQPSNRPAHNISHILGHDCSSAV; encoded by the exons TGGAGAGGCATcgaaagaaaaagattaatgCTGGGATAAACAGAATTGGAGAACTCATTCCCTGCTCTCCAGCACTTAAACAG AGCAAGAACATGATTCTGGATCAGGCCTTTAAGTacataacagaaatgaaaagacagaATGATGAACTTCTGTTAAATGGAGGGAACAATGAACAAG CTGAAGAGATTAAAAAGCTGCGGAAACAACTGGATGAACTCCAAAAGGAAAATGGGAGATACATTGAACTACTGAAAGCCAATGATATTTGCCTGTATGATGATCCTACGATCCACTGGAAGGGGAATCTCAAAAATGCAAAGGTCTCAGTTGTTATTCCTAGCGATCAAGTTCAAAAGAACATTATTGTCTATTCAAATGGGAGTCAACCCAATGGAAATAACCAGGGAGCATCTGTCCAGGGAATAACGTTTAATGTTGGTCATaatttacaaaagcaaacagccaATGTTGTTCCGGTCCAGAGAACTTGCAACCTAGTGACTCCTGTGACAATTTCTGGTATTTACCCTGCGGAAAACAAACCACGGTCTCAGAGTACAGTTTCTCCACTGGCACCCACTCAGGTGGTACCAGCAGGAAACACTCTTGAACTTTCCATCCCAGAGAATGAGCAAGGTGTGCATGCTACTGCTAGCTCACAGAATGCTTCTCAATCCGGAACAGAACAGGGCCTACAGGGTTCTTCAGATAATGCACTGCAGAATGGTCAAAGTCTCCCCAAAAGTAACAATGATGAAGGTGGCTCGAAgtcaacaaagaaaacagtcatGCAGGGAATCAGCCTTCCTTCCAGTGCCTGTGTGGAAGCTGAGAAAGTTCAACATATGAATGCAACCAGCTCAAAACCACCTAATTCTAGGAACGAATTTCAGGAAAGCTCTGTAATTTCAACTACTGGCACAGCTGTTGTGCCATCTGTGAGACTGTCTGCTGCAGACAGTTTTCCCTCTGTAAATGTTCTCAAAAGTACAAACTTAATAAGTAGTGCTGACATGCCTGTGacttctgctgcagaaggaatgaAGGCTGTAACGGTAATAAGCACTCTGCCTGCCAGTCCCCTAGAGAACTGCTGGTCTTTTTCAGGCTCTACAGGTGTTGTTCCTTCAGACTTGAAAAATATGAGTAGCCTTACACGGATGCCTTCAGCTGGAAACACACAGACCACATGGACAACTTTGCAGCTAGCAGGAAATACTGTCCAGCCACTAAGCCAAACACCATCCAGTATAATGACTGCGCTGCTAAGTGAGCCAGTTAATGGGGCTAGTACTgtatctgctgctcacagcaggccTTTGACGACGAGCATTAGCTTGAATACTTCTCTGCCTATAGATGGGCAGGCAGCTGAACAGATTGTAGTTACTTTGCCCTCTTGCCCATCCCTACCTATGCAGCCATTAATCAGCCAACCACAGGTTAAAACTCAGGCTGCAGGAAGTATCCTTCCATTAAATTCAACTATGCAGGTAATTCAAATGGCTCAACCAGTTGCGTCAGCTGTGACAGGAGCACCAGCGAACCAGAATGTCATCATTCTCCAGCCTCCAAACACTGCTCCGTGTCCTCCAATTGTGAGAGCAGAAGTTCCTGGCCAAAATGTCAGTCAACAAATTGTAATTATTCAAGCTGCTAGTCAGaatcctcttcctctgctctctgcccaGCCTTCTGCTTCTGTCAGAGTTCCTGTGAATGGGCCTGTGGCAGTTGcaaactccagcagctctgtacAAAATGCCCATCTTCCACAGACCTTTGGTGGAAAACACCTTGTCCATATATTACCAAGGCCATCTTCTTTGCCATCTTCTAGCTCTACACAAACATTTTCAGTTACAATGTCAAATCAACAGCATCCCCAAACAATCTCATTAAATGGGCAGCTTTTTGCATTGCAACCTGTGATGTCTTCATCCGGAGCTTCAAATCAAGCCCCTATGCAAATTATTCAACCCACCACCAGCGAAGATCCAAATACCAATGTTGCTCTCAATACATTTGGTGCTTTAGCTAACCTCAATCAGAGCATATCACAAATGGCTGGACAAAGCTGCTTACATTTATCTCTCAGCCACCCCACCAATCCCACAACTGTCCATAACCAAATCACCACAGTTAACTGTGTGTCATTGCCAGCTTCGGTGCTACCCTCAGTGCCTCTGGAGGGTTCAGTATTAACTAGTGCATCTAATTCAACAAATGTTTCCCCcaaaaaagctgctgctggttttctgtctaatacaaaatcaaaaaggacaaacaaaaaacagagtaCAAAAAAGCACCTAGCTGCCAACATTGAAGTTTCCTGTCCAGCAATTCCTTGTAAAGATGCAGGTAAGGCAGACAGTGTTCCTGTAGAAGCTGTGGCAAAGAATTCAAAGGGTGAGGGGTTGCCTGAGAATATTCCAGTGACGTCACAAGCTTTAGCCACGTTGCAGGTGAGTGGCGCAAGTATTTCTCCTTCCAAAGAAGCTGAGTGCTCAGAGCAAGCAGTGGGATCCTGCCCTGCACCAGAGACAGCTTTGGCAGAGCTGCCGGCCCCCTCGTCGGTGCAACTTGCAGTGTCCGAACGGTTGGCACTGGTCCCACCAACTGCAAGGGAtgctgctcctctcctgccAGTGCATCAGCCTCAGAGCAACCCACTGACCAGCTCAGCATCATCAGAGTCTTCCTCCCGCTGTGAGCCCCCTGGCACCTTAACATCCTCTCAAACTGAAGCACGTGGGACAAGTTCTCAGGTTTCTGGGGCATCTGCAGTGGAAAGTAGCACGGCAGGCCAGACTTCCACTGCAGGAACAACTTCAGAATCCTGCAGTGTTCCACAGAGTTCTTCAGTTGCCATGCAAGATGTGGACTTGTTGGAAGGGCAAGGTCTGACCAACATGCTATCTGATCTTACgaaagaaagaacagttgtGGAAAAAAACTCTTCTTTTGCTGTTCAAGGGGAGCATTCTAATTTTCCCATGGAAAACTCTAAATCAGTGGAATCAAATGTCGATTTGCCTGAGAAGCAGGAACTCTTGTTAATGAACACAGAAGGCGATGCACTCTCCCAGCATCACACCTGTGTTTCTGATCAGGAAGTAGTTAGTGCTGCCCTCATCGCCAGCAGGCAGGCAGACTCCCCGATGTCAACCAGTTCTGGTAGCAGCCGAGGCTTCTCTGTGGCTTCGATGTTACCAGATACCACCAGAGAAGATGTTACTAGCAACACATCAACCAGTACATGCAACAACTGCACATTTTCAGAACAACCCGACATCGTTGCTCTTGCAGCAAGAGCTATTTTTGACCAGGAAAGCCTTGAGAAAAGTGGAGGAGGAATGCAAGTTAACATGAGGGATGCCATATCTAAGTCAACTGAGGCTGTGACTCTGGAGAGAGAGCAGCAGACTTTTAAACCTGTACCAgtgaaagaaagcaatgcagGGCCATTAGAAACAGCATCAAACAAATTCAGTGCTCAGGATACGGTACAAACAAATGTTGATAGACAAGTTGAAAAACCAAGCTGTTCTGTAGGAGGTGTGGAAACCTCCAACTCTTCCTTGCAGATTTCAGCTTCCCAGTCAACGAGCATAACCAGTTTAAGTGTGAATAACCTGATACACCAGAGCCGCATTGTCCATCCCCTCGTGAGTTGCTCAAGTTTACCTCAGCCTCCAGAGCCACCAAGCATTCCTGCAACTGTGGGTCTATCTCTTCCATCTAGTTCATATGTCAACCCATCTCCAAGACCAGCTATGATGAGTGAGTATGCTCAGGAACAACTGAATGCTATTAGGGCAAACTCCATGCAAGCTCCTCAGCTGCAGGAATCACGCTTAAAGCAGCAAAATCAGGAAGGTCGCAAAGATTCTGCCAAGCGGGCTGTTCAGGACGACCTTTTGCTTTCTACAGCAAAGAGACAGAAGCAGTGTCAGACAGCACCTCTAAGGCTTGAAGGGATGGCACTGATGAATCGAACACCAGAGAGTATTGCTGATCAAACACAGATGCTGGTCAGTCAAATGCCTTCTAATTCATCAAATTCAGTGGCATCCTTGAGCAGTCAGGGGCACACAGATGGCCTCAGCAGGCTATTCCCATCAAACAGCAACTTTGTAACGCCAGCTTTGAGACAAACTGAAGTTCAGTGCAACTCTCAGCCATCAATTTCAGAGCAACCAGGTACAGCAGGGCAGCATTTGCAGCCAATTCAGCATGTTCCTGCTCAAGGCATATCTCACCTTCACAACAATCATCCCTatttgaagcagcagcaggctggacAATTAAGAGAAAGGCACCACTTGTATCAGCTGCAGCACCATGTCACTCATGGGGAAAACTCAGTCCACTCTCAACCCCATGGTGTCCATCAGCAGCGAACAATACAGCAGGAAGTGCAAATGCAAAAGAAACGAAATCTCATCCAGGGAACGCAGGCCCCACAACTTTCTTTACAGCAGAAACACCATGGAAGTGATCAGACACGGCAGAAAGGTGGTCAGCCTCATCCTCACCAccagcaaatgcagcagcagatgcagcagcACTTTGGAGCTTCCCAGCCTGAAAAGAATTGTGAAAATCCCACAACAAGCAGAAACCATCATAACCACCCTCAGAGCCATATAAATCAGGACATTATGCATCAACAGCAGCAAGATGttagcagcaggcagcagggttCAACTTCTGAGCACGTATCAGGGCACAATCCCATGCAGAGGCTGATGACCTCCAGGGGCTTAGAGCCGCAAATGGTATCCCAGGCAAGTATTGTAACCAGGCCGTCAGACATGACCTGCACCCCTCATAGGCAGGAGAGAAACAGAGTTTCCAGCTACTCTGCTGAGGCACTTATTGGGAAGACACCCTCTAATTCAGAGCAGAGAATCGGAATTTCTCTTCAAGGCCCTAGAGTTTCTGACCAGCTTGAAATGAGAAGCTACATTGATGCTTCTAGAAACAAAGGGTTGGTTATTCACAATATGCAGGGCCGGATAGCCATTGATCATACGGTTGGCTCAGATGTACAACGGCTTTCTGATTGCCAGACATTTAAGCCAGCAGGACCCAACCAACAACCTGCAGGCAATTTCGATGTGCAGGCCTCAAGAAACAGTGAAATTGGTAATTCTGTGTCATCCCTCAGGGGCATGCAATCACAAGCTTTTCGAATAGGTCAGAATACTGGGCCACCCATAGAAAGACAAAAGAGACTGCCTTACCAGCCAGTACAAGGTATTCCAACAGGAAATTCCCTTCCATcaagggaaaatgaaaacacgTGCCACCAGAGTTTTATGCAGAGTTTACTTGCCCCTAACCTTGGAGATCAAGTCAGTGGAAGCCAGCGATCGATCCCAGAACATCCAAGGAATACGCAGTGCGGTGCATCCTCCACCATTGAGTACAGCTGTCCCCCAGCACGGGAGAGTGTCCACATCCGGAGAGATGGCGATGGTCAGAACAGGGAAAGCTGTGACATGTCTATCAGTACAATTAACACCAGGAACAGCTCTTTAACTATTCCCTTCTCAACTTCATCTTCCTCGGGAGATATTCAAGGTCGAAATACAAGCCCAAACATTTCAGTACAGAAGTCCAATCCCATGAGGATGACAGACAGTCATGGAACAAAGAGCCACATGAATACACCTGTCTCCAGCAACATGCATGGGGTTGTGAGGCCAACTCACCCTCACCCTGCAGTTTCTCATGGAAATGGCGAACAAGGGCAGCCTTCTGTTCGTCAGCCAAATTCTTCAGTTACTCAGCGCTCGAGGCATCCTCTACAAGATAACAACGGCTCTAAAATACGGCAGCCTGAAAGGAATCGATCTGGAAATCAAAGACACGGGAATGTCTTTGACCCTAGTCTTCCCCACCTGCCCCTGTCTACCAGCAGCAGTATGATCCTTGGGCGCCAGCAGTCTGCTATAGAAAAGAGAGGAAGCATTGTCCGCTTCATGTCTGATGGCCCTCAAGTGTCCAACGACAATGCAGCCTCTGACCAACATACTCTTTCTCAGAACTTTGGATTCCCTTTTATCCCAGAGGGTGGCATGAATCCACCCATAAATGCCAACACGTCCTTCATTCCCCCTGTTACTCAACCCAGCGCCACTCGAACACCAGCCCTAATCCCCGTCGATCCCCAAAACACGCTGCCATCCTTCTACCCGCCTTACTCTCCTGCCCACCCCACTCTTTCCAATGACATTTCTATCCCTTACTTTCCCAACCAAATGTTTCCTAATCCGACCACAGAGAAGCCGAGTAGTGGAGGTTTGAACAATCGATTTGGATCTATCTTGTCTCCTCCCCGGCCTGTTGGTTTTGCTCAGccaagttttcctttgcttccagATATGCCACCAATGCACATGACCAATACGTCACACTTATCCAATTTTAACTTGACGTCTTTGTTTCCAGAAATAGCCACTGCTCTTCCTCCAGATGGTTCAGCAATGTCGCCTTTGCTTTCCATTGCAAACACATCTGCTTCCGATTCTTCCAAGCAGCCCTCAAACCGACCCGCCCACAATATAAGCCATATTCTAGGTCATGACTGCAGTTCAGCTGTATGA